Proteins encoded by one window of Pseudonocardia sp. HH130629-09:
- a CDS encoding ferredoxin reductase family protein has protein sequence MSSLFAPTVRVPGGRFKPDPPVPARDVARADRRVRRASGVLAALAVLLVVAWWVDGGGPVGLLEGGTSAVAETGRLCGLLASLLLLGQVLLAARIPLLEHAFGQRHLIALHRGTGIASFAGVLAHVGCASWAHGPAGAGRVPAGFWELTWTWPGMAVASLGTVLVVLVVVTSARWIRTRLRYEWWHLLHLWGYAGVFLALPHQLWAGREFTTSPSRTVFWWGLWIAAVLAVAVWRVAVPVVRSRRHRITVAAVLPEGDGSVSVHMTGERLRELGASAGQFFVWRFRSGRGWPAGNPYSLSAPPTARSLRITVKQLGDGSAAVPNLRQGTRVHIEGPYGRLTPRTRTSPRVALIGAGVGMTPLRALAEKFLNESADVVVVHRFTREPLFAREFTRLARERKLHVVTSPGPRRRSGSWFGADARRADDLAALRARIPDIAVREVYVCGPGRWTAMVRRTVLAAGVPERRVHVENFG, from the coding sequence GTGTCATCCCTCTTCGCCCCCACCGTCCGGGTGCCCGGTGGCCGCTTCAAACCGGACCCACCGGTCCCGGCACGCGACGTCGCGCGCGCCGACCGCCGGGTCCGCCGTGCGTCGGGGGTGCTCGCCGCCCTGGCGGTGCTGCTCGTCGTCGCCTGGTGGGTCGACGGCGGCGGCCCCGTCGGGCTGCTGGAGGGCGGCACCAGCGCGGTCGCCGAGACCGGACGGCTCTGTGGGCTGCTGGCGTCGCTGCTGCTGCTCGGGCAGGTGCTGCTCGCCGCCCGGATCCCGCTGCTGGAGCACGCGTTCGGCCAGCGGCACCTCATCGCGCTGCACCGCGGGACCGGCATCGCCTCGTTCGCCGGGGTGCTGGCGCACGTCGGTTGCGCGAGCTGGGCGCACGGCCCCGCCGGCGCCGGTCGTGTCCCCGCCGGCTTCTGGGAGCTGACCTGGACCTGGCCCGGGATGGCGGTCGCCTCGCTCGGGACCGTCCTGGTGGTGCTGGTCGTCGTGACCAGCGCGCGGTGGATCCGCACGCGGCTGCGCTACGAGTGGTGGCACCTGCTGCACCTGTGGGGCTACGCCGGGGTGTTCCTCGCGCTGCCGCACCAGCTGTGGGCGGGTCGGGAGTTCACCACCTCGCCGTCGCGGACGGTGTTCTGGTGGGGGCTGTGGATCGCCGCGGTGCTCGCCGTCGCGGTCTGGCGGGTCGCGGTCCCGGTGGTGCGGTCGCGCCGGCACCGGATCACCGTCGCCGCGGTGCTGCCCGAGGGCGACGGCAGCGTGTCGGTGCACATGACCGGCGAACGGCTGCGCGAGCTCGGCGCCTCGGCCGGGCAGTTCTTCGTCTGGCGGTTCCGGTCCGGGCGCGGCTGGCCCGCGGGCAACCCGTACTCGCTGTCGGCGCCGCCGACGGCCCGCTCGCTCCGGATCACCGTCAAGCAGCTCGGCGACGGGAGCGCCGCCGTCCCGAACCTGCGGCAGGGCACCCGGGTCCACATCGAGGGCCCCTACGGCAGGCTCACCCCGCGCACCCGGACCAGCCCGCGGGTCGCGCTGATCGGTGCCGGCGTCGGGATGACCCCGTTGCGGGCGCTGGCGGAGAAGTTCCTCAACGAGTCCGCGGACGTCGTGGTGGTGCACCGCTTCACCCGCGAGCCGCTGTTCGCCCGGGAGTTCACCCGCCTCGCCCGGGAGCGGAAGCTGCACGTCGTGACCTCGCCCGGGCCACGCCGTCGGTCGGGGTCGTGGTTCGGCGCCGACGCGCGCCGCGCGGACGACCTCGCCGCGCTCCGGGCCCGGATCCCGGACATCGCGGTGCGCGAGGTGTACGTGTGCGGGCCCGGCCGGTGGACCGCGATGGTCCGGCGCACCGTCCTCGCCGCCGGGGTGCCGGAGCGTCGCGTGCACGTGGAGAACTTCGGCTGA
- a CDS encoding GNAT family N-acetyltransferase — protein MDTWDWIPETPATWDDRKRRVLDGLDPASFGLGRPGDGDPLGDEWWRVEDADGTTVAYGRLDGSWGDAEILVLVAPAARHSGVGSFVLERLEAEAGRRRLNYLYNVVPHGHPDPEPVTGWLTARGFVRNDTGELRKQVPSAAVRNRG, from the coding sequence GTGGACACGTGGGACTGGATCCCGGAGACCCCCGCGACCTGGGACGACCGCAAGCGCCGGGTGCTCGACGGGCTCGACCCCGCGTCGTTCGGCCTCGGCCGGCCCGGCGACGGCGATCCGCTCGGCGACGAGTGGTGGCGCGTCGAGGACGCCGACGGCACGACCGTCGCCTACGGCAGGCTCGACGGCAGCTGGGGCGACGCCGAGATCCTGGTCCTGGTCGCCCCCGCGGCCCGGCACAGCGGCGTCGGCTCGTTCGTGCTGGAGCGTCTGGAGGCCGAGGCGGGCCGGCGGCGGCTGAACTACCTCTACAACGTCGTGCCGCACGGCCACCCCGATCCCGAGCCGGTGACCGGCTGGCTCACCGCGCGGGGCTTCGTCCGCAACGACACGGGTGAGCTGCGCAAGCAGGTCCCGTCCGCGGCGGTGCGCAACCGGGGCTGA
- the boxB gene encoding benzoyl-CoA 2,3-epoxidase subunit BoxB, which yields MSIDYSEKIPNNVDLAGDRKLQRALESWQPNFLTWWKTMGPAVPTQDVYLRTAVDVGKEGWAQFGHVAMEEYRWGVFLAERSDDRRIAFGENRGEPVWQQVPGEYRADLQRLIVIQGDTEPASVEQQRRLGETAPSLYDLRNLFQVNVEEGRHLWAMVYLLHAYFGRNGREEAEALLQRNSGDLDSPRILGAFNEETPDWLSFFMFTYFTDRDGKYQLGTLKESAFDPLSRTCEFMLKEEAHHMFVGTTGIDRVIQRTCELMREHDTADIAPHGGIPLDVIQKYINFHYSVSLDLFGSEQSTNAANYFTAGLKGRWQEERRRDDHVLTEDGYGMEQVRDGRVVTDEVPALLALNLDLRNEYVKDCGSGLKRWNRILEKNGFDDRVYLPHVGFNRQVGLFSSHELTPKGDLISSEVWASRRDDWLPSEADRTFVQNLMRPVYEPGKIAGWIAPPSNGINGKPVEYEYVHLA from the coding sequence ATGAGCATCGACTACTCCGAGAAGATCCCCAACAACGTCGACCTCGCCGGGGACCGCAAGCTGCAGCGCGCGCTGGAGTCGTGGCAGCCCAACTTCCTCACCTGGTGGAAGACGATGGGCCCGGCCGTGCCGACCCAGGACGTCTACCTGCGCACCGCCGTCGACGTCGGCAAGGAGGGCTGGGCGCAGTTCGGGCACGTCGCGATGGAGGAGTACCGCTGGGGTGTGTTCCTGGCCGAGCGCAGCGACGACCGCCGGATCGCGTTCGGCGAGAACCGCGGCGAGCCGGTCTGGCAGCAGGTCCCCGGCGAGTACCGCGCCGACCTGCAGCGCCTGATCGTCATCCAGGGCGACACCGAGCCGGCCTCGGTCGAGCAGCAGCGCCGCCTCGGCGAGACCGCCCCCAGCCTCTACGACCTGCGCAACCTGTTCCAGGTCAACGTCGAGGAGGGCCGCCACCTCTGGGCCATGGTGTACCTGCTGCACGCCTACTTCGGCCGCAACGGCCGCGAGGAGGCCGAGGCGCTGCTGCAGCGCAACTCCGGTGACCTCGACAGCCCCCGCATCCTCGGCGCGTTCAACGAGGAGACCCCGGACTGGCTGTCGTTCTTCATGTTCACCTACTTCACCGACCGGGACGGCAAGTACCAGCTCGGCACGCTGAAGGAGTCCGCCTTCGACCCGCTCTCGCGCACCTGCGAGTTCATGTTGAAGGAGGAGGCCCACCACATGTTCGTGGGCACCACCGGCATCGACCGGGTGATCCAGCGGACCTGCGAGCTGATGCGCGAGCACGACACCGCCGACATCGCCCCGCACGGCGGCATCCCGCTGGACGTGATCCAGAAGTACATCAACTTCCACTACTCGGTCAGCCTCGACCTGTTCGGCTCCGAGCAGTCGACCAACGCCGCGAACTACTTCACCGCCGGGCTCAAGGGCCGCTGGCAGGAGGAGCGGCGCCGCGACGACCACGTGCTGACCGAGGACGGCTACGGCATGGAGCAGGTCCGCGACGGCCGCGTCGTCACCGACGAGGTCCCGGCCCTGCTGGCGCTCAACCTCGACCTGCGCAACGAGTACGTGAAGGACTGCGGCTCCGGGCTGAAGCGCTGGAACCGCATCCTGGAGAAGAACGGGTTCGACGACCGCGTCTACCTCCCGCACGTCGGGTTCAACCGGCAGGTGGGGCTGTTCTCCTCCCACGAGCTGACCCCGAAGGGCGACCTGATCTCGTCCGAGGTGTGGGCGTCCCGCCGGGACGACTGGCTGCCGTCGGAGGCGGACCGGACGTTCGTGCAGAACCTGATGCGCCCGGTCTACGAGCCCGGGAAGATCGCGGGCTGGATCGCGCCGCCGTCGAACGGGATCAACGGCAAGCCCGTCGAGTACGAGTACGTCCACCTCGCCTGA
- a CDS encoding macrolide family glycosyltransferase produces MHVLMSTTAAHGHVHPNLPVMAELVARGHRVTYPVPERFAEAVAATGATPLRIRTDLPDPAKGEQWPDGGVAAMRLFSAEARSAYEQIADALQYEHPDVVCYDGSGWAGHAFSRVRGIPRVELAPHMVAWDGFETDMAEAFAFLENPEGLAWRAELDAWLDEVGAGVGNRELLGRPDRSVVLIPEAMQPELVRVDRDRYTFVGPVIGDRSHQGLWPKPKAPLLLVSLGSAYTDRPAFWRDCIEAMTGTGWQTVLATGPHVSPADLGAIPDDVTVRQWVPQLAVLAHASAFVTHAGMGGCTEGLWHGVPMVAVPQAVDQFGNADRIAALGVGEHLPADAVTPESLRDAVLRVSSSEEVARRCAEEKATARAAGGAAAAADVIEGLVPSARCATCALVGGCGGRG; encoded by the coding sequence GTGCACGTCCTCATGTCGACCACCGCCGCGCACGGCCACGTCCACCCGAACCTGCCGGTGATGGCCGAGCTGGTCGCACGTGGCCACCGCGTCACCTACCCGGTCCCCGAGCGGTTCGCCGAGGCCGTCGCCGCGACCGGGGCGACCCCGCTGCGGATCCGCACCGACCTGCCCGACCCGGCGAAGGGCGAGCAGTGGCCCGACGGCGGCGTCGCGGCGATGCGGCTGTTCTCCGCCGAGGCCCGCTCCGCCTACGAGCAGATCGCCGACGCGCTGCAGTACGAGCACCCCGACGTCGTCTGCTACGACGGCTCCGGCTGGGCCGGGCACGCCTTCTCCCGGGTCCGCGGCATCCCGCGGGTCGAACTGGCCCCGCACATGGTGGCCTGGGACGGCTTCGAGACCGACATGGCAGAGGCCTTCGCGTTCCTGGAGAACCCGGAGGGTCTCGCCTGGCGGGCCGAGCTGGACGCCTGGCTCGACGAGGTCGGCGCGGGCGTCGGGAACCGGGAGTTGCTCGGCCGGCCGGACCGCTCGGTGGTGCTGATCCCGGAGGCGATGCAGCCCGAGCTCGTCCGGGTCGACCGCGACCGCTACACCTTCGTCGGCCCGGTCATCGGCGACCGCTCCCACCAGGGGCTGTGGCCCAAGCCGAAGGCCCCGTTGCTGCTGGTGTCGCTCGGCTCGGCCTACACCGACCGACCCGCGTTCTGGCGGGACTGCATCGAGGCCATGACCGGCACCGGCTGGCAGACCGTGCTCGCCACCGGCCCGCACGTCTCCCCGGCCGACCTCGGCGCGATCCCCGACGACGTCACCGTCCGGCAGTGGGTGCCGCAGCTGGCGGTGCTGGCGCACGCGTCGGCGTTCGTCACCCACGCCGGGATGGGCGGCTGCACCGAGGGTCTCTGGCACGGGGTGCCGATGGTCGCCGTGCCGCAGGCCGTGGACCAGTTCGGGAACGCCGACCGGATCGCCGCGCTGGGGGTGGGGGAGCACCTGCCCGCCGACGCGGTCACCCCGGAGAGCCTGCGCGACGCGGTGCTGCGGGTGTCGTCGTCGGAGGAGGTCGCTCGCCGCTGCGCCGAGGAGAAGGCGACCGCCCGTGCTGCCGGCGGGGCCGCGGCGGCAGCGGACGTCATCGAGGGGCTGGTGCCGTCCGCACGGTGCGCGACCTGCGCGCTCGTCGGAGGTTGTGGCGGTCGCGGCTGA
- a CDS encoding benzoate-CoA ligase family protein gives MADVVSVDNVDSRRTAVPVPRSAQEAPVFNAASHLTAARVEAGDGARTAVRYPDGSLTYAALTDRVRLVAGALRRAGVRPEQRVLLVMPDDVELFTAILATLWAGAVAVPCSTMLTGRELAVLVRDSRATTVIGGEAFAAHLTEAVAQAPDLERVVLTGADPLVTGVTSLTWDALLDGADPLPEPHPTWPESQALWLYTSGTTGKPKGAMHRHDDIRFVADTYGRQVLGIRSDDVCLSVAKLFFAYGIGNSMFFPLSVGACTVLEPSRPDPEHYSRLVEQHGATLFFAVPSFWGPMIAAELPRERFATVRRGASAGEALPARMFHGVLDRYGFEVLDGIGSTEALHIFISNRPGEVVPGSSGFPVPGYEVELRRPDGSVIDGPGEPGMLYAAGDSVCTGYWCRTEVNRAVFQGRWMRTGDQYVRGEDGSWTCLGRADDVLKVGGIWVSPGEVENRLLEHPGLVEAVVVGIPDDDGLDKPVAFVVPRDPAAAPSESELVAFCREGLAAFKRPRAVVTVDELPKTPTGKIQRYRLRAHAAALPGATGHPGTPETVV, from the coding sequence ATGGCCGATGTCGTCAGCGTCGACAACGTCGATTCCCGCCGCACCGCTGTGCCCGTCCCCCGCAGCGCGCAGGAGGCGCCGGTGTTCAACGCCGCGTCGCACCTGACCGCGGCCCGGGTCGAGGCCGGGGACGGCGCCCGCACCGCCGTCCGGTACCCCGACGGCTCGCTCACCTACGCCGCCCTGACCGACCGGGTCAGGCTCGTCGCCGGGGCCCTGCGCCGGGCCGGCGTACGGCCCGAGCAGCGGGTGCTGCTCGTGATGCCCGACGACGTCGAGCTGTTCACCGCGATCCTCGCGACCCTGTGGGCCGGCGCGGTCGCCGTGCCCTGCTCGACGATGCTGACCGGGCGCGAGCTGGCCGTGCTCGTCCGGGACTCGCGGGCGACCACGGTGATCGGCGGCGAGGCGTTCGCCGCGCACCTCACCGAGGCCGTCGCGCAGGCGCCCGACCTGGAGCGCGTGGTGCTCACCGGGGCGGACCCGCTGGTCACCGGGGTCACCTCGCTCACCTGGGACGCGCTGCTCGACGGCGCCGACCCGCTGCCCGAGCCGCACCCGACCTGGCCGGAGTCCCAGGCGCTGTGGCTCTACACCTCGGGCACGACCGGCAAGCCCAAGGGCGCCATGCACCGGCACGACGACATCCGGTTCGTCGCCGACACCTACGGCCGGCAGGTCCTCGGCATCCGCAGCGACGACGTCTGCCTCTCGGTCGCGAAGCTGTTCTTCGCCTACGGCATCGGCAACTCGATGTTCTTCCCGCTGTCGGTCGGCGCCTGCACGGTCCTCGAACCGTCCCGGCCGGACCCGGAGCACTACTCCCGCCTCGTCGAGCAGCACGGCGCGACGCTGTTCTTCGCCGTCCCCAGCTTCTGGGGCCCGATGATCGCCGCCGAGCTGCCGCGCGAACGGTTCGCCACCGTGCGCCGCGGCGCCTCGGCGGGCGAGGCGCTGCCCGCGCGGATGTTCCACGGTGTGCTCGACCGCTACGGCTTCGAGGTCCTCGACGGCATCGGCTCCACCGAGGCACTGCACATATTCATCTCCAACCGGCCGGGCGAGGTCGTCCCGGGCAGCTCCGGCTTCCCGGTCCCCGGCTACGAGGTGGAGCTGCGACGACCGGACGGCAGCGTCATCGACGGTCCCGGCGAGCCGGGCATGCTCTACGCCGCGGGCGACTCGGTGTGCACCGGCTACTGGTGTCGCACCGAGGTCAACCGCGCAGTGTTCCAGGGCCGCTGGATGCGTACCGGCGACCAGTACGTCCGCGGCGAGGACGGGTCGTGGACCTGCCTGGGCCGGGCCGACGACGTCCTGAAGGTCGGGGGCATCTGGGTCTCCCCCGGCGAGGTCGAGAACCGCCTGCTGGAGCACCCGGGGCTCGTGGAGGCGGTCGTCGTCGGGATCCCGGACGACGACGGGCTGGACAAGCCGGTCGCGTTCGTGGTGCCCCGCGACCCGGCGGCGGCGCCGTCGGAGAGCGAGCTGGTCGCGTTCTGCCGCGAGGGGCTGGCCGCGTTCAAGCGGCCGCGCGCCGTGGTCACCGTCGACGAGCTGCCCAAGACCCCCACCGGGAAGATCCAGCGCTACCGGCTGCGCGCGCACGCCGCCGCCCTGCCGGGGGCCACCGGCCACCCCGGCACCCCGGAGACCGTGGTCTGA
- the boxC gene encoding 2,3-epoxybenzoyl-CoA dihydrolase, which yields MSSDDPAAGTDVPRVDFDRDPSGYRHWQLAIDPDDPRVAYVRLDVDEAGGLVPGYELKMNSYDLGVDIELYDITQRLRFTHPQVRAVVLTSAKDRNFCAGANIRMLAGSSHPWKVNFCKFTNETRNGIEDATAHSGQTWIAAVNGTAAGGGYEMALACERILLIDDNSSTVSLPEVPLLGVLPGTGGLTRVTDKRRVRKDRADVFATKPEGFGGKQAVEWKLVDEVIPKRRWDSTVSERAVEAAAASTRLPAGERIELPPLERTETADGITYPHVRAEFDRDRDLVEITVDGPAGGVPESIERVHALGADFWPLAMTRQLDDLVLRLRSNEPELGTWVIRTRGDVEDALAFERVIEQHSGDDWLVNEIRHYFKRTLKRLDVTSRSLVALIEPGSCFAGALLELALACDRQYMLDGTLDEDGDEQGDEAQIMLTASNFGTFPMPNGPSRLASRFHGDDDHVAVLRKEVGRRLTAGEALELGLVTDAPDDIDWDDEVRIMLEERASLSPDALTGMEANHRFVGPETMESRIFGRLTAWQNWIFVRPNASGPEGALRKYGTGRRADFDRNRV from the coding sequence ATGAGCAGTGACGACCCGGCCGCCGGCACGGACGTCCCCCGGGTGGACTTCGACCGTGACCCGTCGGGCTACCGGCACTGGCAGCTCGCGATCGACCCGGACGACCCCAGGGTCGCGTACGTGCGGCTCGACGTCGACGAGGCGGGCGGCCTTGTCCCCGGCTACGAGCTCAAGATGAACTCCTACGACCTCGGCGTCGACATCGAGCTCTACGACATCACCCAGCGCCTGCGCTTCACCCATCCGCAGGTCAGGGCCGTCGTGCTGACCAGTGCGAAGGACCGCAACTTCTGCGCGGGCGCGAACATCCGGATGCTCGCCGGGTCCTCGCACCCGTGGAAGGTGAACTTCTGCAAGTTCACCAACGAGACCCGCAACGGCATCGAGGACGCGACCGCGCACTCCGGCCAGACCTGGATCGCCGCCGTCAACGGCACCGCCGCCGGCGGGGGCTACGAGATGGCGCTGGCCTGCGAGCGGATCCTGCTGATCGACGACAACTCCTCCACCGTCTCCCTCCCCGAGGTCCCGCTGCTGGGCGTGCTGCCCGGCACCGGCGGCCTCACCCGCGTCACCGACAAGCGCCGCGTCCGCAAGGACCGCGCCGACGTGTTCGCGACGAAGCCCGAGGGCTTCGGCGGGAAGCAGGCCGTCGAGTGGAAGCTCGTCGACGAGGTGATCCCGAAGCGTCGCTGGGACTCCACGGTGTCCGAGCGGGCGGTCGAGGCCGCGGCGGCGTCGACCCGGCTGCCCGCGGGCGAGAGGATCGAGCTGCCCCCGCTGGAGCGCACCGAGACCGCCGACGGCATCACCTACCCGCACGTGCGGGCGGAGTTCGACCGCGACCGCGACCTCGTGGAGATCACCGTCGACGGTCCCGCGGGCGGTGTCCCGGAGAGCATCGAGCGCGTCCACGCCCTCGGCGCGGACTTCTGGCCGCTGGCCATGACCCGCCAGCTCGACGACCTGGTCCTGCGGCTGCGCAGCAACGAACCGGAGCTGGGCACCTGGGTGATCCGCACCCGGGGCGACGTCGAGGACGCGCTGGCGTTCGAGCGCGTCATCGAGCAGCACTCCGGCGACGACTGGCTGGTCAACGAGATCCGGCACTATTTCAAGCGCACCCTCAAGCGCCTGGACGTGACCAGCCGCAGCCTGGTCGCGCTGATCGAGCCGGGCTCCTGCTTCGCCGGCGCGCTGCTGGAGCTGGCCCTGGCCTGCGACCGCCAGTACATGCTCGACGGCACGCTCGACGAGGACGGCGACGAGCAGGGCGACGAGGCCCAGATCATGCTCACGGCGTCGAACTTCGGCACGTTCCCGATGCCCAACGGGCCGTCCCGGCTGGCGAGCCGCTTCCACGGCGACGACGACCACGTCGCCGTGCTGCGCAAGGAGGTGGGGCGCCGCCTCACCGCTGGCGAGGCGCTGGAGCTGGGCCTGGTCACCGACGCCCCGGACGACATCGACTGGGACGACGAGGTCCGCATCATGCTCGAGGAGCGGGCCTCGCTGTCGCCGGACGCGCTGACCGGGATGGAGGCCAACCACCGGTTCGTCGGGCCGGAGACGATGGAGAGCCGCATCTTCGGCCGGCTCACCGCCTGGCAGAACTGGATCTTCGTGCGGCCGAACGCCTCCGGGCCGGAGGGCGCGCTGCGCAAGTACGGCACGGGCCGCAGGGCCGACTTCGACCGCAATCGGGTGTGA
- a CDS encoding YdcF family protein encodes MSESNLLLLVTVLAVVLPVVAAVVVTVVTVRRIRRDPRRLGNAYWLLATAVLLGWVLSIAGSSGNPVFGALVLAVVLSPLITLVFAVFCVLNGAVMLRRERLSLGNSLSLLTGLAIIGLLVAVWPVLALDSLVLRALWLACLLAAAFLAFQFAAFLGYAWLYRWLVRDRPADWVVVLGSGLHGSEVPPLLASRIATGMDELARRRAGRLVLSGGKGDDERLAEGEAMARWAAAHGADPAVLTAETGSRTTEENLRFSSALVGDGPGVIVTSNYHALRAALLARRLGIDAQAVGAPTAGYYWPSAVLREFVAVLREYRVANAVLLALVAVPVPLALVLLAG; translated from the coding sequence ATGTCCGAGTCGAACCTCCTCCTGCTCGTGACCGTCCTCGCGGTCGTGCTGCCCGTCGTCGCCGCGGTCGTCGTCACGGTGGTCACCGTGCGGCGGATCCGGCGCGATCCCCGGCGACTGGGCAACGCCTACTGGCTGCTCGCCACGGCGGTGCTCCTCGGGTGGGTGCTCTCGATCGCCGGGTCGAGCGGCAACCCGGTGTTCGGCGCGCTCGTGCTCGCCGTGGTGCTGTCGCCACTGATCACGCTGGTGTTCGCGGTGTTCTGCGTCCTCAACGGCGCGGTCATGCTCCGCCGGGAGCGCCTCTCGCTCGGCAACTCGCTGTCACTGCTCACCGGCCTGGCGATCATCGGCCTGCTCGTCGCCGTCTGGCCGGTGCTGGCGCTGGACTCGCTCGTACTGCGCGCGCTGTGGCTGGCCTGCCTGCTCGCGGCGGCGTTCCTGGCGTTCCAGTTCGCCGCGTTCCTCGGCTACGCGTGGCTCTACCGGTGGCTGGTGCGCGACCGGCCCGCGGACTGGGTGGTCGTGCTCGGCTCCGGGCTGCACGGCAGCGAGGTGCCACCGCTGCTGGCGTCGCGGATCGCGACCGGGATGGACGAGCTGGCCCGGCGTCGCGCGGGGCGGCTGGTGCTGTCCGGCGGCAAGGGCGACGACGAGCGGCTCGCCGAGGGCGAGGCGATGGCCCGCTGGGCCGCGGCGCACGGCGCCGACCCGGCGGTGCTGACCGCGGAGACCGGCTCGCGGACCACCGAGGAGAACCTGCGGTTCAGCTCGGCGCTGGTCGGCGACGGCCCCGGGGTCATCGTGACCAGCAACTACCACGCGTTGCGGGCCGCGCTGCTGGCCCGGCGGCTGGGCATCGACGCCCAGGCCGTCGGGGCGCCGACCGCCGGCTACTACTGGCCCAGCGCGGTGCTGCGCGAGTTCGTCGCCGTGCTGCGGGAGTACCGGGTGGCGAACGCGGTGCTGCTGGCGCTGGTCGCCGTCCCGGTGCCGCTGGCGCTCGTGCTGCTCGCCGGCTGA
- a CDS encoding alpha/beta hydrolase, producing the protein MRRTIITLLVAVGVTLGTAGPAVAAPAAPAPPPPGAGIVWGACTSPSLQQAKAECGFLKVPLDHAKPAGKKIEIAVSRIRHTVPQAQYQGVVLVNPGGPGGPGLGLSRLGAAVPKNAGAAYDWIGFDPRGVGTSRPALSCDPDYGGYARPDYRPENGAEKAWLPKAKAYAQACGKAGGELLAHLRTEDTVRDMDLIRQALGAKQINYYGFSYGTLLGQVYATMFPDKVRRMVLDGVVDPRDWWYRANLNQDVAFQRNIETFFDWVAKNDAVYHLGNTGDAVEKRFYALYDEFRRAPLGGKIGSSEWTDIFLRAGYNVAEYTSVADAFVAGAKKDAAKLKAAFDQAGSPTDDNNYAVYLATQCTDAPFPRDWATWKRDNTATDRKAPFETWGNAWYNAPCREWPVKPRPAPKVAGTLKTGPLLISETYDGATPYAGALQARRSFPGSSLIEGVGGHTHSSSLSGIACTDDAVADYLLTGVLPKRTGGDRSDKQCPPLPPPSPTTAGS; encoded by the coding sequence GTGCGCAGGACGATCATCACGCTGCTCGTCGCCGTGGGGGTGACGCTCGGGACCGCCGGTCCCGCCGTCGCCGCGCCGGCGGCACCCGCGCCGCCCCCGCCGGGGGCGGGCATCGTCTGGGGCGCGTGCACCAGCCCGTCGCTGCAGCAGGCCAAGGCCGAGTGCGGTTTCCTGAAGGTCCCGCTGGACCACGCGAAGCCCGCCGGCAAGAAGATCGAGATCGCGGTCTCGCGGATCCGGCACACCGTCCCGCAGGCGCAGTACCAGGGCGTCGTGCTCGTGAACCCGGGCGGACCGGGCGGCCCCGGGCTGGGCCTGTCCCGGCTCGGCGCCGCCGTCCCGAAGAACGCCGGCGCCGCCTACGACTGGATCGGCTTCGACCCGCGCGGGGTCGGCACCAGCCGGCCCGCGCTCAGCTGCGACCCCGACTACGGCGGCTACGCGCGCCCGGACTACCGGCCGGAGAACGGCGCCGAGAAGGCGTGGCTGCCGAAGGCCAAGGCCTACGCCCAGGCCTGCGGGAAGGCCGGCGGCGAGCTGCTCGCGCACCTGCGCACCGAGGACACCGTCCGTGACATGGACCTGATCCGCCAGGCGCTCGGCGCGAAGCAGATCAACTACTACGGCTTCTCCTACGGCACGCTGCTCGGCCAGGTCTACGCGACGATGTTCCCGGACAAGGTCCGCCGGATGGTCCTCGACGGCGTCGTCGACCCCCGCGACTGGTGGTACCGGGCCAACCTGAACCAGGACGTCGCGTTCCAGCGCAACATCGAGACCTTCTTCGACTGGGTCGCCAAGAACGACGCCGTCTACCACCTCGGCAACACCGGTGACGCCGTCGAGAAGCGCTTCTACGCGCTCTACGACGAGTTCCGGAGGGCCCCGCTGGGTGGGAAGATCGGCTCCTCGGAGTGGACCGACATCTTCCTGCGGGCCGGCTACAACGTGGCGGAGTACACCTCCGTTGCCGACGCGTTCGTCGCGGGGGCGAAGAAGGACGCCGCGAAGCTCAAGGCCGCTTTCGACCAGGCTGGCTCGCCGACCGACGACAACAACTACGCCGTCTACCTCGCCACCCAGTGCACCGACGCCCCGTTCCCGCGCGACTGGGCCACCTGGAAGCGCGACAACACCGCCACCGACCGGAAGGCGCCGTTCGAGACCTGGGGCAACGCCTGGTACAACGCGCCCTGCCGGGAGTGGCCGGTGAAGCCAAGGCCCGCCCCGAAGGTCGCCGGGACGCTGAAGACCGGTCCGCTGCTGATCTCCGAGACCTACGACGGAGCCACCCCCTACGCCGGTGCGCTGCAGGCCCGGCGGTCCTTCCCCGGCTCGTCGCTGATCGAGGGCGTCGGGGGCCACACCCACTCGTCGTCGCTGTCGGGGATCGCCTGCACCGACGACGCGGTCGCCGACTACCTGCTCACCGGCGTGCTGCCGAAGCGGACCGGCGGGGACCGGTCGGACAAGCAGTGCCCGCCGCTGCCGCCGCCGTCCCCGACGACCGCGGGCAGCTGA